One genomic window of Falco peregrinus isolate bFalPer1 chromosome 18, bFalPer1.pri, whole genome shotgun sequence includes the following:
- the UXT gene encoding protein UXT isoform X1, with the protein MTRDGRPHPFSRAMSRCDDVSAAMAAAEKAQRYEAFVSDVLRRDLRRVQEQRDGVFEQQAQVLQLRTSPYPASRRQLLRCTPRSTSAATSSSPQKYGPCNPLCPLSPSPQRVFCGSGLWVLCRADAARGPAPP; encoded by the exons ATGACGCGTGACGGCAGACCCCACCCCTTTTCCCGCGCCATGTCGCGGTGTGATGACGTCAGCGCGGCAATGGCAGCGGCAGAGAAGGCGCAGCGATACGAGGCCTTCGTCAGCGACGTGCTGCGCCGAGACCTCCG GCGGGTGCAGGAGCAGCGGGATGGCGTCTTCGAGCAGCAGgcccaggtgctgcagctgcgCACCAGCCCTTACCCCGCCTCCAG gaggcagctgctccgctgcacaCCCAGGTCGACCTCGGCTGCAACTTCTTCGTCACCGCAGAAGT ATGGACCCTGTAACCCTCTGTGTCCCCTCAGCCCATCCCCCCAACGAGTGTTTTGTGGCTCTGGGCTATGGGTTCTTTGCCGAGCTGACGCTGCCAGAGGCCCTGCGCCACCTTGA
- the UXT gene encoding protein UXT isoform X4, whose protein sequence is MTRDGRPHPFSRAMSRCDDVSAAMAAAEKAQRYEAFVSDVLRRDLRAPHRRVQEQRDGVFEQQAQEAAAPLHTQVDLGCNFFVTAEVPSPQRVFCGSGLWVLCRADAARGPAPP, encoded by the exons ATGACGCGTGACGGCAGACCCCACCCCTTTTCCCGCGCCATGTCGCGGTGTGATGACGTCAGCGCGGCAATGGCAGCGGCAGAGAAGGCGCAGCGATACGAGGCCTTCGTCAGCGACGTGCTGCGCCGAGACCTCCG TGCCCCACACAGGCGGGTGCAGGAGCAGCGGGATGGCGTCTTCGAGCAGCAGgcccag gaggcagctgctccgctgcacaCCCAGGTCGACCTCGGCTGCAACTTCTTCGTCACCGCAGAAGT CCCATCCCCCCAACGAGTGTTTTGTGGCTCTGGGCTATGGGTTCTTTGCCGAGCTGACGCTGCCAGAGGCCCTGCGCCACCTTGA
- the UXT gene encoding protein UXT isoform X2: MTRDGRPHPFSRAMSRCDDVSAAMAAAEKAQRYEAFVSDVLRRDLRRVQEQRDGVFEQQAQVLQLRTSPYPASRRQLLRCTPRSTSAATSSSPQKSHPPNECFVALGYGFFAELTLPEALRHLDRRSRLP; this comes from the exons ATGACGCGTGACGGCAGACCCCACCCCTTTTCCCGCGCCATGTCGCGGTGTGATGACGTCAGCGCGGCAATGGCAGCGGCAGAGAAGGCGCAGCGATACGAGGCCTTCGTCAGCGACGTGCTGCGCCGAGACCTCCG GCGGGTGCAGGAGCAGCGGGATGGCGTCTTCGAGCAGCAGgcccaggtgctgcagctgcgCACCAGCCCTTACCCCGCCTCCAG gaggcagctgctccgctgcacaCCCAGGTCGACCTCGGCTGCAACTTCTTCGTCACCGCAGAAGT CCCATCCCCCCAACGAGTGTTTTGTGGCTCTGGGCTATGGGTTCTTTGCCGAGCTGACGCTGCCAGAGGCCCTGCGCCACCTTGACCGTCGCAGCCGACTCCCTTGA
- the UXT gene encoding protein UXT isoform X3, whose protein sequence is MTRDGRPHPFSRAMSRCDDVSAAMAAAEKAQRYEAFVSDVLRRDLRRVQEQRDGVFEQQAQVLQLRTSPYPASRRQLLRCTPRSTSAATSSSPQKYGPHNPPGPLWIFGISPGSHLGPQFLPWDPLQDP, encoded by the exons ATGACGCGTGACGGCAGACCCCACCCCTTTTCCCGCGCCATGTCGCGGTGTGATGACGTCAGCGCGGCAATGGCAGCGGCAGAGAAGGCGCAGCGATACGAGGCCTTCGTCAGCGACGTGCTGCGCCGAGACCTCCG GCGGGTGCAGGAGCAGCGGGATGGCGTCTTCGAGCAGCAGgcccaggtgctgcagctgcgCACCAGCCCTTACCCCGCCTCCAG gaggcagctgctccgctgcacaCCCAGGTCGACCTCGGCTGCAACTTCTTCGTCACCGCAGAAGT ATGGACCCCATAACCCCCCTGGACCCCTCTGGATTTTTGGTATCTCCCCTGGGAGCCACCTGGGACCCCAGTTCCTGCCTTGGGACCCCCTGCAAGACCCCTAA